In a single window of the Thunnus maccoyii chromosome 7, fThuMac1.1, whole genome shotgun sequence genome:
- the xcr1a.1 gene encoding chemokine (C motif) receptor 1a, duplicate 1: MNHSFFSCLLSRQEVRHPTYQSHQAAASAMNESNFTNYYDDDYDDEVCDKGEVVRFGTITIPVFFSVVITLSLTGNILVLVILALYENLKSLTNIFILNLAVSDLVFTTGLPFWAIYHIWGWLFSEIICKIVTFVFFTGFYSSILFLTIMTVYRYVAVVHPLSGLRTQKLSTGIYLSFLLWIISIGAAMPSLLYSTLVSVPHKENHTMGCEYDSALLRRISIFQQNAFFLLAFVVMAFCYIKILRRISRTRSHTKNRAVKLVFCIVAVFFLGWVPYNVVIFLKMLADHLVAPFDDCEISIQLDYAFYVCRLIAFSHCCLNPVFYAFVGVKFRSHLKSMLHRMFSRQSPVDQQPVRTQALVSQGSMY; the protein is encoded by the exons ATGAACCACTCCTTTTTTAGTTGTCTTTTGAGTAGACAAGAGGTGCGACATCCAACATATCAGTCCCATCAAGCAGCAG CTTCAGCAATGAATGAGTCTAACTTCACAAATTACTATGATGATGACTATGATGATGAAGTCTGTGACAAAGGTGAAGTGGTCAGATTTGGAACCATTACCattcctgttttcttctctgtggtGATCACACTAAGCCTCACTGGGAACATCCTCGTCCTTGTAATCCTGGCTTTGTACGAAAACCTCAAGTCTCTCACCAACATTTTCATCCTCAATCTGGCTGTCTCTGACCTCGTTTTCACCACCGGTCTCCCCTTCTGGGCCATTTACCACATCTGGGGTTGGTTGTTCTCAGAGATTATCTGCAAAATTGTGACTTTTGTCTTCTTCACCGGCTTCTACAGCAGCATTCTCTTCCTGACCATCATGACGGTCTACAGGTATGTGGCTGTGGTCCACCCTCTCTCTGGCCTGAGGACACAGAAACTCAGCACTGGGATTTATTTGTCGTTCCTCCTGTGGATAATCAGCATCGGAGCAGCCATGCCTTCCTTGCTCTACAGCACCCTCGTCTCAGTCCCCCACAAGGAAAATCACACCATGGGCTGTGAATATGACAGTGCCCTGCTCAGACGCATTAGCATCTTCCAACAAAACGCTTTCTTCTTACTTGCTTTTGTTGTGATGGCTTTCTGCTACATCAAAATATTGAGGAGAATCTCAAGAACAAGATCACACACAAAGAACAGAGCGGTCAAGTTAGTCTTCTGTATTGTGGCTGTGTTCTTCCTGGGCTGGGTGCCGTACAACGTAGTGATCTTTCTGAAGATGTTGGCCGACCATTTGGTTGCACCATTTGATGATTGTGAAATAAGTATCCAGCTTGACTATGCATTCTATGTGTGCCGGCTCATTGCTTTCTCCCACTGCTGCCTCAATCCTGTCTTTTATGCATTTGTTGGTGTGAAGTTTAGGAGTCATTTGAAGTCAATGCTGCACCGAATGTTCAGTCGTCAAAGTCCAGTTGATCAACAACCAGTTAGAACGCAAGCCCTCGTCTCACAAGGATCAATGTACTAG
- the LOC121900695 gene encoding torsin-1A-interacting protein 2-like: MDSKVSEKQDSRPLRRSTRQSLVKVLSVEPTPRGPLKRTKRRPSNQAAVNGSKNMESGSDDEESPSKKSRKETGRGGVGGSGDDDDDDDGDEMDVQQSVDYLEKNDQLEMDVEQDSSHIFHRPTIYQGALGDVNLSPRVLLGERCLPSRAEKEDTDLKKTKRVEPSAKGPTTLSKSAAHVRSSENTHNEPIMKITSMEYKKKMEAKTEPSDIPIFNHYITSIPASEKHCTTRQRMNNIPAPKKNAQHKKTEGRKKTAVIKESSCSFWGFMWYFCCLVLLVLFVCAGLHVMPKIITVLQRTGDDAGSPLRPVRLETFADRLSHLETQFLSQQPELWKRSRIHLERHLKTAQPTEPVSLILTAGHKAEKTLHCLAQGLASAFSSALNASVLHIDGASKASQDSDEVKLYIDQQLQAAFEGDKPAAIIHRLEELPPGSTLIFYRYCDHENAAYKRVFLLFTVLLPEDEVRGDKSLKYVEEKVQDYVKDRLVGSSDQIAFNDMDIDKFGGLWSRISHLILPVVSEREIEQKGCS, from the exons ATGGATTCCAAGGTGTCTGAAAAGCAGGACTCCCGCCCTTTGAGACGATCAACAAGACAGTCGCTAGTAAAAG TATTGAGTGTTGAACCGACGCCAAGAGGTCCTCTAAAGAGGACTAAAAGGAGGCCATCAAACCAAGCAGCTGTTAATGGTTCCAAAAATATGGAGAGTGGCTCAGACGATGAAG AGTCCCCCAGCAAGAAGAGCCGGAAGGAGactggaagaggaggagtgggcggcagtggtgatgatgatgatgatgatgatggtgatgagaTGGATGTCCAGCAATCAGTTGATTATCTGGAGAAAAATGACCAACTGGAAATGGATGTTGAACAGGACTCTTCTCACATCTTTCATCGACCAACAATATACCAAG GCGCCCTTGGAGATGTGAATTTATCCCCCCGTGTACTGCTCGGTGAGCGCTGCCTACCCAGTCGTGCTGAAAAAGAAGATACAGACTTGAAGAAAACCAAGAGAG tcgAACCGTCAGCAAAAGGGCCTACAACACTTTCCAAGTCTGCCGCACATGTTAGATCATCCGAGAACACGCATAATGAGCCGATCATGAAGATCACCAGCATGGAGTACAAGAAGAAGATGGAAGCAAAAACTGAGCCCTCTg ATATACCCATATTTAACCACTACATCACAAGCATCCCAGCCTCGGAGAAACACTGCACAACGCGACAACGTATGAATAACATTCCAGCaccaaaaaaaaatgctcaGCACAAAAAAACAG aagggagaaagaaaacTGCTGTTATCAAAGAAAGCTCTTGTTCCTTTTGGG GATTCATGTGGTATTTTTGCTGTTTGGTTCTCCTGGTGCTGTTCGTCTGTGCTGGCCTGCACGTCATGCCCAAGATCATCACTGTGCTCCAAAGGACTGGAGATGATGCAGGGAGTCCATTGAGGCCTGTGAGGCTAGAAACATTTGCAGACCGGCTGTCTCATCTGGAGACTCAGTTCCTCAGTCAGCAGCCTGAGCTTTGGAAGAGGAGCAGGATCCACCTGGAGAGGCACCTCAAAACAGCCCAGCCCACAGAGCCAGTCAGTCTGATCCTGACTGCTGGTCACAAGGCTGAGAAGACACTGCACTGCCTGGCTCAGGGCCTGGCCTCCGCCTTCTCTTCTGCCCTCAACGCCTCCGTCCTCCACATTGATGGAGCCAGCAAAGCCAGCCAGGACAGCGATGAGGTGAAGCTGTACATTGACCAACAGCTACAGGCAGCCTTTGAAGGAGACAAACCCGCTGCCATTATTCATCGCCTGGAAGAGCTGCCACCAGGCTCCACCCTCATTTTTTACCGCTACTGTGACCATGAGAACGCCGCATACAAGCGGGTGTTCCTGTTGTTTACTGTGCTACTGCCTGAGGATGAGGTACGAGGTGATAAGAGTTTGAAATATGTAGAGGAGAAGGTGCAAGACTATGTCAAAGATAGGCTGGTGGGCTCTAGCGACCAAATTGCCTTCAATGACATGGACATTGACAAGTTTGGTGGACTGTGGAGCCGCATCTCACATCTTATCTTGCCTGTGGTGTCTGAGAGGGAAATAGAGCAGAAAGGATGCTCATGA
- the LOC121900694 gene encoding torsin-1A-interacting protein 2-like isoform X1, with protein MDHDLACDERKQEDSDIALNVNQQHCEDGLNQQTSSPASLYRDNGENMEQDSDAAEERMVPSRGGLPPDDGSCGDNNDTTPINKESKDKVGYDDTGEGKVRESTTSSTKGDKYNDPVDGTKASLNVEPTDVKDTNTEVPEALESFSEPSAPKDMAEQNTATNPKNTAGDKKGDTNMDHDSACNEYKQEDSDIALNAKQQHSEDDGRGPEKDTASKAEKDIQEHATFPQTPLAHEISKEEELAEERQKDIETIGPTTEEKTKHSVPEVTGTCGDSDPAEKRTAPSSGGGPSLTGIGIIVAVSIVVLAVVLPLLQPESPQKTLQQIEIFHQEMEKVKSKFPNQRPELWKRSRIHLERHLNTTQPTEPVSLILTALPGAERTLHCLARGLAFTFSSALNASVLHIDGASKASQDSDEVKLYIDQQLRAAFEGDKPVAVIHRFEELPPGSTLIFYRYCDHENAAYKKTFLIFTVLLEEENEDLTKIRLSSVEEMVDDHLQKKFISHGHPVAFDRMDLDKYGGLWSRISHLILPVAADKNIEHGRCQWT; from the exons ATGGATCATGACTTAGCATGTGATGAGCGCAAACAGGAAGACAGTGATATTGCCTTGAATGTAAATCAGCAACACTGTGAAG ATGGACTCAACCAACAAACCTCATCACCTGCATCCTTGTACAGAGACAATGGAGAAAACATGGAGCAGG ACAGCGATGCAGCTGAGGAGAGGATGGTGCCTTCCAGAGGAGGACTTCCGCCTGATGATGGGAGTTGCGGTGATAACAATGATACCACACCAATAAATAAGGAGTCAAAAGATAAAGTTG GATATGACGACACTGGAGAGGGGAAAGTACGAGAATCAACCACTTCTTCAACCAAGGGTGACAAATACAATGATCCAGTAGATGGAACCAAAGCCAGCCTTAATGTAGAACCCACAGATGTCaaggacacaaacactgaagttCCAGAGG CTTTGGAATCATTCAGTGAACCAAGTGCCCCCAAAGACATGGCAGAGCAAAACACAGCCACCAACCCCAAGAACACAGCAG gtGACAAGAAGGGAGACACAAATATGGATCATGACTCAGCATGTAATGAGTACAAACAGGAAGACAGTGATATTGCCCTGAATGCAAAGCAGCAACACTCTGAAG ATGATGGAAGAGGCCCAGAAAAGGATACGGCTTCTAAGGCAGAAAAGGACATTCAGGAGCACGCAACTTTCCCACAGACACCATTGGCACATGAAATCTCAAAAGAGGAAGAGTTAGctgaagagagacaaaaagataTTGAAACCATTGGCCCCACCACTGAGGAGAAAACCAAACATTCAGTTCCAGAGGTTACTGGTACTTGTGGAG ACAGCGATCCCGCTGAGAAGAGGACAGCACCTTCTAGTGGAGGAGGACCTTCTCTTACAG GAATTGGAATAATAGTAGCAGTTTCTATAGTGGTACTTGCCGTGGTGCTGCCTCTCCTCCAACCTGAGTCTCCGCAGAAAACGCTGCAGCAAATAGAAATCTTTCACCAGGAGATGGAAAAAGTAAAGTCTAAGTTTCCTAACCAGCGGCCTGAACTGTGGAAGAGGAGCAGGATCCACCTGGAGAGGCACCTCAACACAACCCAGCCCACAGAGCCAGTCAGTCTGATCCTGACTGCACTTCCCGGAGCCGAGAGGACACTGCACTGCCTGGCTCGGGGACTGGCCTTCACCTTCTCTTCTGCCCTCAACGCCTCCGTCCTCCACATCGACGGAGCCAGCAAAGCCAGCCAGGACAGCGATGAGGTGAAGCTGTACATTGACCAACAGCTACGGGCAGCCTTTGAAGGAGACAAACCCGTGGCTGTGATTCACCGCTTCGAGGAGCTGCCCCCAGGCTCCACCCTCATTTTCTATCGCTACTGTGATCACGAGAATGCGGCCTACAAGAAGACTTTTCTGATCTTCACagtgctgctggaggaggaaaatgagGATCTCACCAAGATCCGCTTGAGCAGTGTGGAGGAGATGGTGGACGACCACCTTCAGAAGAAGTTCATCTCTCATGGCCATCCTGTGGCTTTCGACAGGATGGACCTTGACAAGTACGGTGGACTGTGGAGCCGTATTTCTCACCTCATCCTGCCTGTTGCAGCagataaaaatatagaacatgGAAGGTGCCAGTGGACATAA
- the LOC121900694 gene encoding torsin-1A-interacting protein 2-like isoform X2: MDHDLACDERKQEDSDIALNVNQQHCEDGLNQQTSSPASLYRDNGENMEQDSDAAEERMVPSRGGLPPDDGSCGDNNDTTPINKESKDKVGYDDTGEGKVRESTTSSTKGDKYNDPVDGTKASLNVEPTDVKDTNTEVPEDDGRGPEKDTASKAEKDIQEHATFPQTPLAHEISKEEELAEERQKDIETIGPTTEEKTKHSVPEVTGTCGDSDPAEKRTAPSSGGGPSLTGIGIIVAVSIVVLAVVLPLLQPESPQKTLQQIEIFHQEMEKVKSKFPNQRPELWKRSRIHLERHLNTTQPTEPVSLILTALPGAERTLHCLARGLAFTFSSALNASVLHIDGASKASQDSDEVKLYIDQQLRAAFEGDKPVAVIHRFEELPPGSTLIFYRYCDHENAAYKKTFLIFTVLLEEENEDLTKIRLSSVEEMVDDHLQKKFISHGHPVAFDRMDLDKYGGLWSRISHLILPVAADKNIEHGRCQWT; encoded by the exons ATGGATCATGACTTAGCATGTGATGAGCGCAAACAGGAAGACAGTGATATTGCCTTGAATGTAAATCAGCAACACTGTGAAG ATGGACTCAACCAACAAACCTCATCACCTGCATCCTTGTACAGAGACAATGGAGAAAACATGGAGCAGG ACAGCGATGCAGCTGAGGAGAGGATGGTGCCTTCCAGAGGAGGACTTCCGCCTGATGATGGGAGTTGCGGTGATAACAATGATACCACACCAATAAATAAGGAGTCAAAAGATAAAGTTG GATATGACGACACTGGAGAGGGGAAAGTACGAGAATCAACCACTTCTTCAACCAAGGGTGACAAATACAATGATCCAGTAGATGGAACCAAAGCCAGCCTTAATGTAGAACCCACAGATGTCaaggacacaaacactgaagttCCAGAGG ATGATGGAAGAGGCCCAGAAAAGGATACGGCTTCTAAGGCAGAAAAGGACATTCAGGAGCACGCAACTTTCCCACAGACACCATTGGCACATGAAATCTCAAAAGAGGAAGAGTTAGctgaagagagacaaaaagataTTGAAACCATTGGCCCCACCACTGAGGAGAAAACCAAACATTCAGTTCCAGAGGTTACTGGTACTTGTGGAG ACAGCGATCCCGCTGAGAAGAGGACAGCACCTTCTAGTGGAGGAGGACCTTCTCTTACAG GAATTGGAATAATAGTAGCAGTTTCTATAGTGGTACTTGCCGTGGTGCTGCCTCTCCTCCAACCTGAGTCTCCGCAGAAAACGCTGCAGCAAATAGAAATCTTTCACCAGGAGATGGAAAAAGTAAAGTCTAAGTTTCCTAACCAGCGGCCTGAACTGTGGAAGAGGAGCAGGATCCACCTGGAGAGGCACCTCAACACAACCCAGCCCACAGAGCCAGTCAGTCTGATCCTGACTGCACTTCCCGGAGCCGAGAGGACACTGCACTGCCTGGCTCGGGGACTGGCCTTCACCTTCTCTTCTGCCCTCAACGCCTCCGTCCTCCACATCGACGGAGCCAGCAAAGCCAGCCAGGACAGCGATGAGGTGAAGCTGTACATTGACCAACAGCTACGGGCAGCCTTTGAAGGAGACAAACCCGTGGCTGTGATTCACCGCTTCGAGGAGCTGCCCCCAGGCTCCACCCTCATTTTCTATCGCTACTGTGATCACGAGAATGCGGCCTACAAGAAGACTTTTCTGATCTTCACagtgctgctggaggaggaaaatgagGATCTCACCAAGATCCGCTTGAGCAGTGTGGAGGAGATGGTGGACGACCACCTTCAGAAGAAGTTCATCTCTCATGGCCATCCTGTGGCTTTCGACAGGATGGACCTTGACAAGTACGGTGGACTGTGGAGCCGTATTTCTCACCTCATCCTGCCTGTTGCAGCagataaaaatatagaacatgGAAGGTGCCAGTGGACATAA